GTCGCGGGAGCGCTCGACGGCGCTGCGGAACCGAGCCAGTTCCTTCGGGCACTCCTCCGGATCGATGCTCGTCTCCGGCACGCCCCAATCATCCGGCGCGTAGAGGAACACGGGTCCCATGGCGACGCCTGGCGACGCGGCGATACCGCTCAGGACGACGGAGCTCTCTTCCTCGCTCTCGTCGGAACCCTCCTCCGATGCGGCGCACATGGCGTTCGACCACAGCAGGGGAAACATCACGCGGATTCCTACGGACGATCCCTACTCGACTCCGAACCGGCTGGCGAAGAGCGCTTCGAGGGCAGACGCGGCGCGTTCGGCGTCGGTTCCCTCGACGACCATCAAGAGCGACGTGCCGACCGTCGCGGCAAGGAGCGTGAGGCTCATGACGCTCTTGCCGTTGACTCGCAGACCGTCTTTCACGAAGAAGACATCGGACTCGAACTGGTTCGCCGCGTTCGCCAGGAGGCTGGCGACGTGGAGATGCAGCCCCCGCGAGTTGCGAACGTCCACCGTGCGCTCGACCGTCTGCGTCATGCCCGCTCCTCGGCGCGGCTAGAGCTCGTACTGATCGTCCCAGTCGCCGAACTCGTAGCCCGTCGGCTGGGTGCTGGACTGCATCTGCTTGATGAGCGCGTCGTTGAACTCTCGCGCGGCGAAGTGACCCATCCGGCGGGCGAGCAGGTCCATCGTCGCGACTTCGAGGACGACCGCTGGGCTACGCCCCGGATGGACGGGGATCGTCGCGTGCGGCAGCGTCTCCCCGAGCAGTTCGTACTCCTCCTGCTCCAAGCCGGTCCGGACATAGGCGCGTTTCTCGTCCCACGTCTCCAGCGTCGCGACCATGCCCACGCGCTTGTAGGCTTGGACCGCCGTGACGCCGAACAGCGAGACGACGTCGATGATCCCGACGCCTCGCACCTCCATGTAGTGCTTCAGCGGGTGCGCAGCGGTTCCGATGACGCGATGACCCGTCACGTGCTTGACGATCACGCTGTCATCGGCGACGAACCGATGTCCCCGCTTGAGGAGCTCCAGCGTGCACTCGCTCTTGCCGATGCCGCTCTTGCCTCGGATGAGGACGCCCAGCCCGTAGAGCTCCACCAGGTTCGCGTGGATGACCTCCGAGGGTCCGAACTCCTCCTCGAGAAAGAGGATCGCCCGCGCGATGAACGACGCCGTCGCCATGCGGGTCGAGAACACGGGCGTCCGCGTGCGCTGGCTCTCGGCGAGGAGTTCAGGGGAAATCGCCAGCGACTTCGTGACGACCAAACACGGGATCGGGTAGGACAGCAGCTCGCGGAAGACGCGCTCCCGGTGAGCCGGTGAAAGGTCGTCCAGGTAGGACGTCTCCTGCTGTCCGAGGACCTGGATCCGCTCGGAGTCGAAGTGCCGGAAGTAGCCAGCCAGGGCGAGCCCGGGTCGAGTCACCTGCGACGACGACAGCTTCCGGTCGAGCCCTTCCCCCCCGCTGACGAGCTCGAGCGAGAGCTCGTACTGCATTCTCAGGAACCACTTCTGCACGGTCGTACGCGTGG
This genomic stretch from Candidatus Poribacteria bacterium harbors:
- the hprK gene encoding HPr(Ser) kinase/phosphatase: MDSRLRGNDVRRSGNDKGRAPTLTPTRTTVQKWFLRMQYELSLELVSGGEGLDRKLSSSQVTRPGLALAGYFRHFDSERIQVLGQQETSYLDDLSPAHRERVFRELLSYPIPCLVVTKSLAISPELLAESQRTRTPVFSTRMATASFIARAILFLEEEFGPSEVIHANLVELYGLGVLIRGKSGIGKSECTLELLKRGHRFVADDSVIVKHVTGHRVIGTAAHPLKHYMEVRGVGIIDVVSLFGVTAVQAYKRVGMVATLETWDEKRAYVRTGLEQEEYELLGETLPHATIPVHPGRSPAVVLEVATMDLLARRMGHFAAREFNDALIKQMQSSTQPTGYEFGDWDDQYEL
- a CDS encoding HPr family phosphocarrier protein, producing MTQTVERTVDVRNSRGLHLHVASLLANAANQFESDVFFVKDGLRVNGKSVMSLTLLAATVGTSLLMVVEGTDAERAASALEALFASRFGVE